The region TGGGAACAAAGCTTTCTGCGGTATATAGCGGCCTCAGGGGAGAAAGATGAACAAGAAAAGATTGACATTTTACTCCACACCATCGGTGAGGATGCACTGGAAGTGTTCAACACACTGACTGTTAGAGTTGAGGGAGATGAGCTGACAATGGAGGATGTtcttcaagcctttaaagatTACTACAGTCCACAGAGAAATGTTGTCTTTGAACGACTTCAATATTGGTCCCATCAGAGGACAGCAGGGACATCAGTAAACACATTCATAACAGAGCTGAGACACAAAAGCAAACACTGTGAGTTTGGAATAAGTGAGAATGACATGCTCAGAGATAAGCTGATGTTAAGCATCACAGACTCTCACCTAGAAAAGAGACTGTTACAGGAAAGACGTCTAACGTTACACAGAGCAATAGAAATATGCAGAGCAACAGAGCAAGAAAAGACTCTGTTACAAGCCATCAAGACTGAACATGGAGTGCAAGAAGTTCCAGTGGatggtgaaataaaaatgatctttcCTGACAAGAGTCTCCACCATAACACCAGTAGACAATTAGGTTTCCAATCTGTTCCAAATACAGATGGAACTGAAAAACTTGTGCTGGCTGCCTTCATGCCCAAAGTTCATCTGCACAGATTACAGCTCCAGCAGCCGTCAGTcactgattgtgttttcagtgagatgaagaatgtggagcagctgctcccagagcgtctccacataaaggaggaaccagagatgctcagtgaaggtctggaggaaaagcagctttgtgtgcagcaggagacaaacagtgctgcttgtcctgttaaatgtgaagatgaagaggagaagcctcaggcctcccagatacactggagacaactaaCAGAAATGAACATGAAGGATGAACCTTCAACCTgtagtttaaatgaattaatgaaaagaCAAACTGTGGGAATTAACAACAAAGGACCAGAAGCAGCCCAGAACCCAGATCATAGCAGTTTAGTACtacaaggtcctgatggaacaGAAACAGACTCGTCTCAGACTGAAGATAGTAacgaagatgatgatgatgaatgttTACGGAAACCTCTGTCAGAGTCTGAAGCTGAAGCCGACTTTGACTTCACCAggaaaaatagaaagatgtctgGCTCAAGTAAAAAAGCTGAGATGGGATGTAAAGCTTCCAAAACACAGATTagttcatttcaacagatttgttcAAAAACGAAAGTTCAGGTAAAAATAACATCTGAATGTGTGGGTGGTAAGAAAACATCACTCAGTGCAGCTTCAAAACTGAAAATCAACTTGGgggagaaaccattcaaatgtgatgtttgtcgtAAATGTTTCACTCGAAAGCAACACCTACAattacacatgagaatccacacaggagaaaaaccatttaaatgtgatgtttgtagtaaaggTTTCATTACAAAGCATCACCTGCTGTTACACATgacaatccacacaggagagaaaccatttaaatgtgatgtttgtagtaaatgtttcatTACAAAGCAACACCGGCAGTTACActtgagaatccacacaggagagaaaccgtttaaatgtgatgtttgtagtaaaagtTTCACTCAAAAGCAAGACCTAAAGCGACACATgataatccacacaggagaaaaaccatttaaatgtgatgtttgtagtaaatgttatACTCAGAAGTCTGATCTTAATAGACACATGATAATCCACACAGGtgaaaaaccatttaaatgtgatgattGTAGTAAATGTTATACTCAGAAGTCTGATCTCAATagacacatgagaatccacacaggagaacaaccatttaaatgtgatgtttgtagcaAATGTTTTACCCATAAGGGTAACCTGCAGTCGCATGTGAGAATGCACAAAGATGTGGAACCATTCAAATGTGTTGAGAAAGAAAATGTTTCAAACAAAAGTCTGAACTGAAAGTCCTCAGGAGAGTCCACACATAAGAAAAGACTTTCATATGTGATGTGTGTAGTAAATATTTTCTTAATAgttgttcattgttttttagtttaaGTTTGAAGTGTAGTTAGAGTTTTGTATGTTAGTTCTATCAGTAAGTTAACATAACAGATATTTTCAAAAGTTTTATAGTTGGGcaatttgtttttacagttgatttattttgtgtaatttttaccTTCTGTATGTATAACTGTGGATATTGTGTTACTTGTTTTACCTTTGAATATTAAACATCATCTGTGTTACATTAAAAAAGTTTGCTCTTTATTAAGTAATTTACATTTCTCaagtttacaatattttttacagATTGCAAAAAACCATATTTCGTGAATCTGCATTTAATTTTCCACAGTAAACATTGGTTAGTGAATTAATTGTTAACTAGTAGAGATCTTGGGATCTATTTGAAAGCAGCTAGCAAATTCAACATGGTACAGTGGTCTACGCTAAACTGTTGCTAGGTACATTAGTCCCACCCTGGCTTTCTAAAACCTGgcagcaaaaaaagaaattcagcAGCAGGACAACAGCTTTGAAAACCTTCTGGAAAAGGAAGTTGTCCAAGATATCtagaataatagaaaaatagacaaaacaataaGACTttaaaatcacataaaatgacaaaaaagaaaccaaatttaattaaattaaaaaacacattaagtaaaaacaaacaca is a window of Gouania willdenowi chromosome 13, fGouWil2.1, whole genome shotgun sequence DNA encoding:
- the LOC114473986 gene encoding zinc finger protein 182-like; the encoded protein is MEQFKAPSPLSLTTNPADNWCSWEQSFLRYIAASGEKDEQEKIDILLHTIGEDALEVFNTLTVRVEGDELTMEDVLQAFKDYYSPQRNVVFERLQYWSHQRTAGTSVNTFITELRHKSKHCEFGISENDMLRDKLMLSITDSHLEKRLLQERRLTLHRAIEICRATEQEKTLLQAIKTEHGVQEVPVDGEIKMIFPDKSLHHNTSRQLGFQSVPNTDGTEKLVLAAFMPKVHLHRLQLQQPSVTDCVFSEMKNVEQLLPERLHIKEEPEMLSEGLEEKQLCVQQETNSAACPVKCEDEEEKPQASQIHWRQLTEMNMKDEPSTCSLNELMKRQTVGINNKGPEAAQNPDHSSLVLQGPDGTETDSSQTEDSNEDDDDECLRKPLSESEAEADFDFTRKNRKMSGSSKKAEMGCKASKTQISSFQQICSKTKVQVKITSECVGGKKTSLSAASKLKINLGEKPFKCDVCRKCFTRKQHLQLHMRIHTGEKPFKCDVCSKGFITKHHLLLHMTIHTGEKPFKCDVCSKCFITKQHRQLHLRIHTGEKPFKCDVCSKSFTQKQDLKRHMIIHTGEKPFKCDVCSKCYTQKSDLNRHMIIHTGEQPFKCDVCSKCFTHKGNLQSHVRMHKDVEPFKCVEKENVSNKSLN